A single Lactuca sativa cultivar Salinas chromosome 8, Lsat_Salinas_v11, whole genome shotgun sequence DNA region contains:
- the LOC111905862 gene encoding glutamate dehydrogenase A has translation MTMNALAATTRNFRHACRLINVDQKLEMSLLIPFREIKVECSIPMDDGSLVSYIGFRVQHDNSRGPMKGGIRYHPKVNLDEVNALAQLMTWKTAVMDLPYGGAKGGIACTPKNLTKSELERMTRVFTQKLQDLIGTNIDVPAPDMGTNPQTMAWILDEYSKFHGYSPACVTGKPLELGGSLGRESATGYGVVISTEALLNEHGKSIKDSTFVIQGFGNVGSWAARMIHEKGGKIVALSDITGAIKNPNGIDIVELFKHRETGGDLSDFNGGETMDPDELLFQQCDVLIPCALGGVITSENADDVKAKFIIEAANHPTVPEADEVLYKKGVVILPDIYANAGGVTVSYFEWVQNIQGFMWEEKVVNKFLIQYMRQAFRDIKDMCHTHNCSLRMGAFALGVERVARATILRGWEA, from the exons ATGACCATGAATGCTCTCGCTGCAACGACTAGGAACTTCCGTCATGCTTGTCGTCTTATTAACGTAGATCAAAAGCTCGAGATGAGTCTCTTGATCCCTTTTAGAGAAATCAAG GTGGAGTGCTCAATCCCGATGGATGATGGATCATTGGTTTCTTATATTGGATTTAGAGTTCAACATGATAATTCTCGTGGTCCGATGAAAGGAGGAATCAGATATCATCCTAAG GTTAACCTTGACGAGGTCAACGCCTTGGCTCAACTAATGACCTGGAAAACTGCTGTGATGGACCTTCCTTACGGTGGAGCAAAGGGTGGGATCGCATGCACACCTAAGAACTTAACCAAGTCTGAGCTTGAACGGATGACACGTGTCTTCACACAAAAACTTCAAGATCTCATCGGAACAAACATCGACGTTCCCGCGCCAGATATGGGCACCAATCCTCAG ACTATGGCTTGGATTCTGGATGAGTATTCGAAATTCCATGGTTATTCACCAGCTTGTGTCACCGGAAAGCCATTG GAACTTGGTGGGTCCCTTGGAAGAGAGTCTGCAACTGGGTATGGTGTAGTTATTTCCACGGAAGCGTTACTTAACGAACATGGGAAGTCGATCAAAGATTCAACTTTTGTTATTCAG GGTTTTGGGAATGTGGGGTCTTGGGCTGCAAGGATGATTCATGAAAAAGGTGGTAAGATTGTTGCATTGAGTGACATCACTGGAGCTATAAAGAACCCAAATGGTATCGATATAGTGGAATTGTTCAAACATAGAGAGACAGGGGGGGACTTAAGCGATTTCAATGGAGGAGAAACCATGGATCCTGATGAATTGCTATTTCAGCAATGTGATGTTCTGATTCCATGTGCCTTAGGTGGTGTTATCACCAG TGAAAATGCTGACGATGTTAAAGCCAAGTTCATCATAGAAGCTGCAAATCATCCTACTGTTCCTGAAGCAGATGAG GTTCTGTATAAGAAAGGAGTTGTAATACTTCCAGATATCTATGCAAATGCTGGAGGTGTGACTGTTAGCTACTTTGAGTGGGTTCAG AATATTCAGGGATTTATGTGGGAGGAAAAGGTGGTGAATAAATTCTTGATACAATACATGAGGCAAGCTTTTCGTGACATCAAGGACATGTGTCACACCCACAATTGCAGCCTTAGGATGGGAGCATTCGCATTGGGAGTGGAGAGGGTTGCACGTGCTACCATCTTAAGAGGATGGGAGGCTTAG